One genomic window of Anguilla anguilla isolate fAngAng1 chromosome 13, fAngAng1.pri, whole genome shotgun sequence includes the following:
- the LOC118211305 gene encoding twist-related protein 2-like — MREELSHAESPEGGLAASEEELELGPKRAAVTVTPAGVNGRKRVPCPKKDAAGRAEEGGLGSPGCLVASGPKRPKRSPPVAVAMAGPGPGPGPGPGPEQPFEDLHSQRVIANVRERQRTQSLNDAFASLRKIIPTLPSDKLSKIQILKLASRYIDFLYQVLQSDEMDSKLASCNYLAHERLSYAFSVWRMEGAWAMSASH; from the coding sequence ATGAGAGAGGAGCTCTCCCACGCCGAGTCCCCCGAGGGGGGGCTGGCAGCCagcgaggaggagctggagctcgGCCCGAAGAGGGCTGCCGTCACTGTGACGCCCGCCGGGGTCAACGGGCGCAAGCGGGTGCCCTGCCCCAAAAAGGACGCCGCCGGCCGGGCCGAGGAAGGGGGCCTGGGAAGCCCCGGCTGCCTGGTCGCGTCGGGCCCCAAGCGGCCCAAGAGGAGCCCCCCGGTGGCGGTGGCGATGGCGGGGCCGGGACCGGGGCCGGGGCCAGGGCCGGGCCCCGAGCAGCCCTTCGAGGACCTGCACAGCCAGCGGGTGATCGCCAACGTGCGGGAGCGGCAGCGGACGCAGTCGCTGAACGACGCCTTCGCCTCGCTGCGCAAGATCATCCCCACCCTGCCCTCGGACAAGCTGAGCAAGATCCAGATCCTCAAGCTGGCCTCGCGCTACATCGACTTCCTGTACCAGGTGCTGCAGAGCGACGAGATGGACAGCAAGCTGGCCAGCTGCAACTACCTGGCACACGAGAGACTCAGCTACGCCTTCTCAGTCTGGAGGATGGAGGGGGCCTGGGCCATGTCCGCCTCccactag